A portion of the Podospora pseudoanserina strain CBS 124.78 chromosome 2, whole genome shotgun sequence genome contains these proteins:
- a CDS encoding hypothetical protein (EggNog:ENOG503NV4N; COG:E) produces MEPEALNKRTKLGVTSGVYIPVCLNILSILMFLRFGLILGQIGLLGMLGLLLVAYLVDFVTTLSLSAIASNGEVKGGGAYYLISRSLGPEFGGSIGLLFYLAQVLNTALNVVGLIDCIKLNFYDVMPHGYWWDYLFETVALVVCTGLCLAGSSIFAKASNALLVVLVVAILSIPFSAVFNPAFIDADKGIEFTGVSLATLKANLFPHTTGMEYAGFDTFRSLFGVLFPATSGIFAGASMSGDLRNPSKSIPRGTLWAMFSTLIAYLLVIFSLASSTTHSSFLRNGNVIQETNVYPPIIFAGEFATTFFSALMGVIGSAKLMQALARDKLFPGLSVFGKGTKKADEPIVAIFLTYICAQMAMFANLNQIATLISMGYQMTFFVMNLACFLLKIGSAPNFRPGFKFFNWQTAFIGSILSAAAMFFIDETYATTAVCLLVFLFLLIHYLSPPKHWGDVSQNLIYHQVRKYLLRLKPEHIKFWRPQIILLINNPRRQTRLIQFCNSMKKGSLYILGHVIVTDDFTMGVNEAKMQQTAWSKYISEYSRIKAFVQLAMSPSITWGVRNLILSAGLGGMRPNIAVLGFYNMDDLRRSQSSLQVPEAPISPATAARTDDKTETPVRRRKRGDTSARLMEGSLPTDAIKTEDMMSATSYMTILEDLALRYRLNVAIGKGFDTLETPRKDKTNTKKYIDLWPIQMSAAISADGQSVLTTNFDTYTLILQLGFILHTVPAWKAAHKLRVLVFVEYESEVAEEKVRLKTLLNKLRIDAEILVFWLASGDLSTYETIIHGHYKSPETDNVVNECLKNQEWWEDLQNYRSSRSMTGSQEFASISHVVESTSGRPGLYNPHAPPQEGLERRRHSLAQLTELPKKPTVSQLVKMGISMGIHTQNLPFNVFDSSDSDIGIDSDSDSDSSDTAGADGTFNDADSVASEGEEGTRRPLLATIRRRRSYGDVLAPAPRSPRKERRPKGSHSSTPRSYGSITPVPRTASDLSVNRPSNGGERSTSPQAKRGILKPERPPLARQGSTAMRFSSNLVPQTTITNEEGTGPRIMFAEDSGTRSPAFSRQGSVIGLSARMAEDAPLLGSDDNVADKKVAFAEGIKSPARSRRNSASKGQDNGGDASLNIASLLDSYQLPDDDASNNNGSSYSTQGLALSFNDLPSRAQHLILNELMHKQSKDTAVLFTTLPIPEENTCQSEEASLAYLSDVEVLCNGLPPTLLVLSNNMTVTVSL; encoded by the exons atggaaCCCGAAGCCCTCAACAAGAGGACCAAGCTCGGCGTCACGTCCGGCGTCTACATCCCGGTATGCCTCAATATTCTCAGCATTCTCATGTTCTTGAGATTCGGTCTCATTCTTGGACAAATCGGCCTACTGGGCATGCTTG GCCTGCTTCTCGTTGCCTATCTCGTAGACTTTGTGACCACTCTTTCGCTCTCCGCTATTGCTTCCAATGGAGAGGTcaagggcggtggtgcctACTACCTCATCTCAAGATCTCTCGGTCCCGAGTTCGGCGGCTCTATCGGCCTGCTCTTCTACCTCGCTCAGGTCTTGAACACGGCCCTCAACGTTGTCGGTCTTATTGACTGCATTAAACTCAACTTTTACGATGTCATGCCCCATGGATACTGGTGGGACTATCTCTTTGAGACGgttgctttggtggtgtgCACTGGGCTTTGCCTTGCTGGAAGCTCCATCTTTGCCAAAGCCAGCAACGCGCttctggtggtgcttgtCGTCGCCATCCTCAGCATTCCCTTCTCAGCCGTGTTTAACCCAGCCTTCATTGATGCGGACAAGGGAATCGAGTTCACGGGCGTGAGTCTCGCCACCCTGAAGGCAAACCTCTTTCCACACACTACCGGCATGGAGTATGCCGGTTTTGATACTTTTAGAAGTCTCTTCGGTGTCTTGTTTCCGGCAACTTCGGGTATCTTTGCCGGTGCGTCCATGTCGGGAGACCTTCGAAACCCCAGCAAATCCATTCCTCGTGGAACACTATGGGCCATGTTCTCGACCCTCATTGCCTACTTGCTGGTGATCTTTTCTTTGGCGTCTAGCACAACTCACAGCTCGTTTCTCCGGAACGGCAACGTTATTCAGGAAACAAATGTCTACCCTCCCATCATCTTTGCCGGAGAGTTCGCCAcgaccttcttctcggccctCATGGGAGTGATTGGCTCTGCAAAGCTCATGCAAGCTCTCGCCAGAGACAAGTTATTCCCGGGTCTGTCAGTATTCGGCAAGGGGACGAAAAAGGCGGACGAGCCCATCGTTGCCATCTTTTTGACCTACATATGTGCCCAGATGGCCATGTTTGCCAACCTTAACCAGATCGCCACCTTGATCTCCATGGGATATCAG ATGACCTTCTTCGTCATGAATCTTGCGTGTTTCCTTCTCAAGATTGGCTCGGCGCCAAACTTCAGACCGGGCTTCAAGTTCTTCAACTGGCAAACGGCCTTCATTGGCAGTATTCTCTCGGCCGCTGCCATGTTCTTCATTGATGAGACCTATGCCACCACGGCCGTCTGCCTCTTGGTCTTTTTGTTCCTACTGATTCACTATCTGAGTCCCCCCAAGCACTGGGGTGATGTTTCGCAAAACTTGATCTATCATCAAGTGCGCAAGTACCTGCTACGTCTCAAGCCCGAGCACATCAAGTTCTGGAGACCCCAGATCATCTTGCTCATCAATAACCCGAGACGGCAAACCCGCCTTATTCAGTTCTGCAACTCGATGAAGAAGGGCTCCCTCTACATCCTCGGCCATGTCATCGTCACTGACGACTTCACCATGGGCGTCAACGAGGCCAAGATGCAACAAACGGCTTGGTCCAAGTACATCTCCGAATACTCAAGGATCAAGGCCTTTGTGCAGCTCGCCATGtctccatccatcacctGGGGTGTCAGAAACCTGATCTTGTCTGCAGGCCTAGGGGGCATGAGGCCTAACATCGCAGTGCTTGGATTTTATAACATGGATGACTTGCGCCGCTCCCAGTCCTCCCTCCAGGTTCCTGAGGCGCCCATCTCCCCCGCAACGGCTGCCCGGACAGACGACAAGACGGAGACTCCGGTCcgcaggaggaagagaggagacACATCGGCGCGCTTGATGGAAGGGTCGTTGCCCACCGATGCGATCAAGACTGAAGACATGATGTCTGCCACGAGTTACATGACCATCCTAGAAGACTTGGCTCTAAGGTACCGTCTGAACGTTGCGATTGGCAAAGGATTTGATACGCTTGAAACGCCTCGGAAGGATAAGACGAACACCAAGAAGTACATCGACTTGTGGCCTATCCAGATGTCTGCTGCGATTAGTGCTGATGGTCAGAGCGTTTTGACCACCAATTTTGACACAT ACACATTGATTCTTCAGCTTGGGTTCATCCTTCACACCGTACCCGCTTGGAAAGCAGCACACAAGCTTCGAGTGCTCGTCTTTGTCGAATACGAAAGCGAGGTCGCCGAAGAAAAGGTCCGACTCAAGACgctgctcaacaagctcagAATCGACGCCGAAATCTTGGTCTTTTGGCTCGCCTCTGGTGACCTCTCGACTTACGAGACCATCATCCACGGCCATTACAAGAGTCCAGAGACGGATAATGTGGTTAACGAGTGTCTCAAGAACCAAGAATGGTGGGAGGATTTGCAAAACTACCGCAGCAGCCGGTCGATGACGGGCTCACAGGAATTTGCCTCGATATCACACGTCGTTGAATCTACGTCGGGACGGCCGGGACTCTACAATCCCCATGCCCCGCCGCAGGAAGGACTCGAAAGGCGGCGCCATAGTTTGGCGCAGCTCACGGAACTTCCCAAGAAGCCGACAGTGTCGCAGCTGGTCAAGATGGGCATCAGCATGGGCATTCACACACAAAACCTGCCCTTTAACGTCTTTGACAGCTCGGACTCGGATATTGGCATTGATAGCGATAGCGACAGCGACTCCTCCGACACGGCTGGCGCAGACGGGACGTTCAATGACGCGGACAGTGTGGCAAgcgagggtgaagaaggcaCAAGGCGTCCCCTCCTCGCGACAATCCGCCGGCGAAGAAGCTACGGAGATGTACTCGCCCCGgcaccaagaagcccaaggaaagagaggaggCCAAAGGGTTCGCACTCATCGACACCGCGGTCTTATGGGTCAATAACACCGGTTCCACGGACTGCGAGTGACCTAAGCGTCAACCGACCCAGCAACGGTGGGGAGCGGTCAACATCGCCCCAAGCCAAGCGTGGGATCTTGAAGCCCGAAAGACCCCCTTTGGCGCGCCAAGGATCGACGGCAATGAGATTCTCCAGCAACCTCGTCCCTCAGACCACAATCACCAACGAAGAAGGCACCGGCCCAAGAATCATGTTTGCCGAAGATTCTGGGACACGCAGCCCTGCCTTTTCCCGACAAGGTTCAGTTATCGGTTTGTCAGCCAGAATGGCCGAGGATGCACCGCTTCTCGGAAGCGATGATAACGTGGCCGATAAAAAGGTTGCGTTTGCAGAGGGTATCAAGTCCCCGGCAAGGTCGCGTCGGAACTCGGCATCAAAGGGACAGGATAATGGTGGCGACGCTTCACTCAACATTGCCAGCTTGCTCGACTCTTACCAGCTTCCTGACGACGACGCCAGCAACAATAACGGCTCGAGCTACTCTACTCAGGGGTTGGCTTTGTCATTCAACGATCTCCCGAGCCGGGCGCAGCATTTGATTCTCAACGAGCTGATGCATAAGCAAAGCAAGGACACGGCTGTCTTGTTCACCACACTTCCTATTCCCGAAGAGAACACCTGTCAAAGTGAGGAGGCGAGTCTGGCATATCTGTCTGATGTCGAGGTGTTGTGCAACGGCCTGCCGCCCACCTTGCTGGTTCTGAGCAACAACATGACAGTGACCGTCAGTCTTTAG
- a CDS encoding hypothetical protein (COG:E; EggNog:ENOG503NVU6), translating into MSNTGRDSPAPAPIPQVSTSPGSFRARSFVGSIPRASSTARLASPARPYNGYGTPPAAQTSPPLGDKGDSDSLAPLPGPGSHAAGPGISALAAALSQSIGTSPPRFGTPPVRALSPVPNRSLSPAPGAAPFPASGTSPYHGSFDAKRNYSGAYEDPEIVKRHLVQPGDAGSDDGSRKLSDGSKGKQPAEDDFDDEFSSLKLQGGDITRPIYKWTEEVEQRNKMQRSKSFSTPRPDPENETLDINTIKVPGGFRRNFLRRAAGDGPVNPDDTEYGAGPSDRQQPPKLFTNSFLEFLSLYGHFAGEELEEDDEVLKPGEYFTSGSESNLFDDDTEDEHEPMEDSALLPPSRRKRRRKERGGSGTNSPMGAALLLLKSFVGTGVLFLPRAYLNGGMLFSNLVLLFVAALSYYCFVLLVNTRLRVEGSFGDIGGILYGKWMRNLILFSIVLSQIGFVAAYIVFTSENLQAFILAVTDCKTHIPITWLIVMQMVIFLPFSLLRDIGKLGFTALIADAFILIGLAYLFYYDILTLNTQGLADIVMFNQKDWTLFIGTAIFTFEGIGLIIPIQESMRNPTKFPKVMGIVMIIITTLFVVMGAVSYAAYGSKTETVVLLNLPQDDKMVNGVQFLYSLAILLSTPLQIFPAIRITENALFTKSGKYNPYIKWQKNVFRFFVVAFCALIAWGGADSLDKFVALVGNFACIPLVYIYPPMLHYKAVAKTAFRKWSDILLCIFGFVAMAYTTSLTVMSWASGSEGGGAPGYCDSKGHAF; encoded by the exons ATGTCAAATACCGGAAGGGAttctccggctccggctcctaTACCTCAAGTCTCGACTTCACCCGGCTCGTTTCGTGCCAGGTCTTTCGTTGGCTCGATCCCACGCGCATCATCCACTGCTCGACTTGCCTCACCGGCTCGCCCATACAATGGCTATGGCACACCTCCTGCCGCgcaaacctcaccaccactagGTGATAAGGGAGATTCAGACAGTTTGGCGCCTCTGCCTGGGCCTGGCTCGCACGCTGCTGGCCCAGGTATCTCGGCGCTGGCTGCGGCATTGTCCCAGTCAATAGGCACTTCACCACCGCGTTTCGGCACGCCTCCTGTTCGAGCCCTTTCGCCCGTCCCGAACCGCTCCctttctcctgctcctgggGCAGCGCCATTCCCAGCGTCGGGTACTTCGCCATATCATGGCTCCTTTGACGCAAAGCGGAATTATTCCGGTGCGTATGAGGACCCCGAAATTGTCAAGAGGCACTTGGTTCAGCCAGGCGATGCTGGGTCCGATGACGGGTCGAGGAAACTCAGCGATGGCTCCAAGGGAAAACAGCCGGCAGAAGatgactttgacgacgagTTTTCCAGTTTGAAACTGCAGGGCGGTGACATCACTAGGCCAATATACAAATGGACCGAAGAGGTGGAACAGCGAAACAAGATGCAGCGCAGCAAGAGTTTCAGCACACCGCGGCCGGATCCTGAAAACGAGACGCTtgatatcaacaccatcaaggttCCCGGAGGCTTCAGACGCAACTTCCTGAGGCGCGCGGCCGGGGATGGACCAGTCAACCCGGATGACACCGAGTACGGCGCAGGACCGAGCGACCGACAGCAGCCGCCGAAACTCTTTACCAACAGCTTCCTCGagtttctctctctctatgGCCACTTCGCCGGTGAAGAactcgaggaggatgacgaggtgCTCAAACCTGGCGAGTACTTCACGTCGGGCAGCGAAAGTAACCTGTTCGATGACGATACAGAGGACGAGCATGAGCCAATGGAAGACAGCGCTTTGCTGCCACCATCCCGgcggaagagaaggagaaaggaGCGAGGTGGCAGCGGGACAAACAGTCCCATGGGCGcggcgctgctgcttctcaaGTCCTTTGTGGGAACTGGTGTTCTATTCCTGCCTCGTGCCTACCTCAATGGTGGCATGCTCTTCAGCAACTTGGTTCTGCTGTTTGTAGCCGCTCTGAGCTACTACTGCTTTGTTTTGCTCGTCAATACGAGATTAAGGGTCGAGGGCTCGTTTGGTGATATTGGTGGCATTCTCTATGGCAAATGGATGAGGAatctcatcctcttctcGATCGTTTTGAGCCAGATCGGCTTCGTTGCTGCTTACATCGTCTTCACCTCAGAGAACTTGCAGGCATTCATCTTGGCTGTGACGGATTGCAAGACGCACATTCCGATCACCTGGCTGATTGTCATGCAGATGGTGATCTTTTTGCCATTCTCTCTGCTTCGCGATATTGGAAAGCTGGGTTTCACGGCTCTCATCGCCGAcgccttcatcctcatcggtCTGGCCTATCTGTTTTACTACGACATTCTGACACTCAACACCCAAGGTTTGGCAGACATTGTCATGTTCAACCAGAAAGACTGGACCCTCTTCATCGGCACGGCCATTTTCACCTTTGAGGGCATTGGTCttatcatccccatccaggAATCCATGCGCAACCCTACCAAGTTCCCCAAGGTCATGGGTATCGTGATGAttatcatcaccactctcTTTGTCGTCATGGGCGCGGTTTCGTATGCCGCCTACGGATCCAAGACTGAGACGGTGGTGTTGCTCAACCTTCCGCAGGACGACAAGATGGTCAACGGTGTGCAGTTCTTGTATTCATTGGCTATTCTGCTTTCGACTCCCCTCCAGATCTTCCCGGCCATCAGAATCACGGAGAATGCGCTCTTCACCAAGAGCGGCAAGTACAACCCGTATATCAAGTGGCAGAAGAACGTGTTCCGCTTCTTCGTGGTGGCGTTCTGCGCTCTGATCGCCTGGGGAGGAGCCGACAGTCTGGACAAGTTTGTGGCGCTCGTTGGTAACTTTGCCTGCATCCCGCTGGTGTACATCTATCCT CCGATGTTGCACTACAAGGCAGTGGCCAAGACGGCGTTCCGCAAGTGGTCCGATATCCTGCTCTGCATCTTTGGATTCGTGGCCATGGCCTACACCACCAGCTTGACGGTCATGAGCTGGGCCTCGGGATCCGAAGGAGGCGGTGCTCCGGGTTACTGTGACTCGAAGGGGCACGCCTTCTGA
- the RPB11 gene encoding DNA-directed RNA polymerase II core subunit (BUSCO:EOG0926591L; COG:K; EggNog:ENOG503P5DE): MNAPDRFELFLLGEGEKKIAETVVNSIPNCSDFLMKKEDHTIGNLLAEHLKKDPQVMFAAYKIGHPNVPEVLLRIQTNGDINPREALVKILKQLVAAYGQLGREFQKELALRQYADQGRGWGFEWFNKVQMGWNDGGEKWCLLWLREESLGGGGMKGKNII, translated from the exons ATGAACGCCCCAGACAG ATTCGAACTTTTCCTCTTGGGAGAaggcgagaagaagatcgCCGAGACGGTGGTGAACA GCATTCCCAATTGCTCCGACTTTCTCATGAAAAAGGAGGACCACACGATCGGGAACCTGCTCGCGGAGCATCTGAAGAAGGATCCGCAGGTCATGTTTGCTGCTTACAAGA TTGGACATCCTAACGTCCCCGAGGTGCTGCTTCGCATCCAGACCAACGGCGACATCAACCCCCGCGAGGCGCTCGTCAAGATCCTCAAACAGCTTGTTGCTGCGTATGGGCAGTTGGGCAGGGAGTTTCAGAAGGAGTTGGCGCTGAGGCAGTATGCGGATCAGGGGAGGGGCTGGGGGTTTGAGTGGTTCAACAAGGTGCAGATGGGTTGGAatgatgggggggagaaaTGGTGTTTGCTTTGGTTGAGAGAAGAAAgtcttggtggaggggggatgaaAGGAAAAAATATAATTTAG
- the LSM5 gene encoding RNA-binding protein lsm5 (EggNog:ENOG503P554; COG:A), whose amino-acid sequence MDRPICNYRSTRQLQLKLAHLTQLLIASTQTHVQPSHIEPTNIKRDQDTETKMASQLLPLELIDKCVGSRIWVIMKGDKEFSGTLVGFDDYVNMVLEDVTEFDYSGNNTQLKKILLNGNNICMLIPGGEGPGGAGGSP is encoded by the exons ATGGATCGACCAATATGCAACTACCGAAGCACGAGG CAACTACAGCTCAAGCTCGCCCACCTCACACAACTGCTTATTGCTTCGACTCAAACTCATGTCCAACCCTCTCACATTGAACCAACAAACATCAAACGAGACCAAGATACAGAAACAAAAATGGCctcccaactcctccccctcg AACTCATCGACAAGTGCGTCGGCTCCCGCATCTGGGTCATCATGAAAGGCGACAAGG AATTCTCCGGCACCCTCGTCGGCTTCGATGATTACGTCA ACATGGTCCTCGAAGACGTGACAGAATTCGACTACTCTGGTAATAACACCCAACTCAAGaagatcctcctcaacggcaaCAACATCTGCATG TTGATcccaggaggagaagggccCGGCGGAGCGGGTGGTTCGCCATGA
- a CDS encoding hypothetical protein (COG:L; EggNog:ENOG503NXUW), translating into MFSSIKSSSSNAVRRLVGNRYFYTTVRCAAGRGRMGRRNQQVWDSSRGVVFAGQSRGVTTSLMRPTEAGERTTVERETFEKSVEEGGEVAEERVEVKVERVETVGVTGEEGQEKAEDGEKKVEGGEKEEKREEDVLTPPHTPLDYKIPDDIFLAAKKAPEGSPKSYWSYQMYRGPQNLRPKVHYCTTQTVAERVIQRYFLNEPVLGFDLEWMADALPWHGARKNVSLIQIASPTRIALFHVALYPKSKPLATPLLKKILEDPKITKVGVWIMGDAGKVQRYLKITPRGLFELSHLYKLVKYCESGEHSLINKKLVSLGKQAEEVLKLPLYKELDVRTSNWLQSLRLDQIIYSASDAYAGVQIYSMLNHQRLQLSPCPPLPHPAELKLPIELPDHTVLPPSTETDEIEMTPAEAVSDPKPTTTTTTTTKKPRRSSTFKKEKHPLVREADMWLAQYFVSHPQPANATSATAVMPSHLRAYYIWHHNPEQSIQDICALLRDPPLQVATVENYIFKAIKRAGVQYDKARVIEMLEAKRQAAAPGAKFFEPEFLSKLKEEEEAAMEETVMEETRREDSVV; encoded by the exons ATGTTTTCTTCGATCAAGTCCTCCTCGTCTAACGCTGTGAGACGTTTGGTGGGGAATAGGTATTT CTATACCACTGTGAGATGTGCTGCTGGAAGGGGCAGGATGGGTAGGAGAAACCAGCAAGTATGGGATTCTAgcaggggggttgtttttgctgGGCAGAGCAGGGGGGTTACGACTTCTCTGATGAGACCAACTGAGGCTGGGGAGCGGACaacggtggagagggagactTTTGAGAAgagtgttgaggagggaggggaggttgctgaggagagggtggaggtgaaggttGAAAGGGTCGAGACTGTCGGTGTTacgggcgaggagggacaGGAAAAGGCtgaagatggggagaagaaggttgaaggtggggagaaggaagaaaagcgcgaggaagatgtcctcacaccaccacacacacccctcGACTACAAGATCCCCGACGACATCTTCCTCGCAGCCAAGAAAGCCCCCGAGGGCTCACCGAAATCCTACTGGAGCTACCAAATGTACCGGGGGCCTCAAAATCTAAGGCCAAAGGTCCATTACTGCACCACCCAGACCGTCGCCGAGCGCGTCATCCAGAGATATTTCCTCAACGAGCCAGTGTTAGGATTCGACCTTGAATGGATGGCAGACGCTCTGCCATGGCACGGGGCGAGAAAAAACGTCTCGCTTATACAAATCGCGTCACCAACCCGGATTGCCCTTTTTCATGTGGCCCTCTATCCTAAAAGTAAACCCCTCGCCACGCCTCTTTTGAAAAAGATATTGGAGGATCCAAAAATCACCAAAGTCGGCGTTTGGATCATGGGCGATGCCGGTAAAGTGCAAAGGTATCTCAAAATCACCCCGAGGGGACTGTTCGAACTGAGCCACTTGTACAAGCTGGTCAAATATTGCGAGAGCGGGGAGCACAGcctcatcaacaagaagCTGGTCAGTCTTGGGAAGCAAgccgaggaggtgttgaagctGCCATTATACAAGGAGCTTGATGTTCGAACAAGCAACTGGTTACAGTCGCTGCGGCTCGATCAAATCATAT ACTCAGCCTCAGACGCCTACGCCGGCGTCCAAATCTACTCCATGCTCAACCACCAACGCCTCCAGCTCTCCCCctgccctcccctcccccaccccgccgAACTCAAACTCCCTATTGAACTCCCCGATCAcaccgtcctccccccctcgacAGAAACGGACGAAATAGAAATGACGCCCGCCGAAGCCGTATCCGATccaaaacccaccaccaccaccaccaccaccaccaaaaagccACGGAGatcctccaccttcaaaaaggaaaagcaCCCCCTCGTCCGCGAAGCCGACATGTGGCTAGCACAATACTTtgtctcccacccccaaccggCAAACGCCACCAGCGCCACGGCCGTCATGCCCTCCCACCTGAGGGCGTATTACATCTGGCATCACAACCCAGAGCAGAGCATACAAGACATCTGCGCCCTGCTCCGCGACCCGCCGCTGCAGGTGGCGACGGTGGAGAATTACATCTTCAAGGCTATCAAGCGGGCTGGTGTGCAGTATGACAAGGCGAGGGTGATCGAGATGCTGGAAGCGAAAAGGCAGGCTGCGGCACCGGGGGCGAAGTTTTTCGAGCCCGAGTTTCTAAGcaagttgaaggaggaggaggaggcggcgatggaggagacggtgatggaggagacgaggagggaggatagTGTTGTGTAA
- the YTM1_2 gene encoding ribosome biogenesis protein ytm1 (EggNog:ENOG503NU6D; COG:A), giving the protein MDEPMNDAPGAQVKVTFTTNEADLQLPEEKRQLLVPADIRRYGLSRILNSDLMLDSGSVPFDFLVNGSFLRSSLEDYLNSEGLSLETNLTLQYVRSLIPPVFEASFEHDDWVSSVDALTATSPAGRWSGENFSRGQERILSASYDGLLRIWNASGEVLVTAPSASHGGHSASIKAAKFISSTQIASTGMDRSVRVWKYTDPGASGQAELKPTLELYGHRASVDSLEVHGPSKRILTASADGSVALWSASKSSSPEADASLLPNAHTSKRRKVASSVTTPQRGPLFLMQIHNAPATAAVFDPRDHTVGYSVSQDHTVKTLDLTTGSVVANLTLSHSLLSLCAIPRSNGAPLLAVGTSARHITLVDPRASAATTSVMTLRGHTNKVVALAANPENEYSLVSGSHDGTCRIWDLRSVRPASGGESEGGVGGNVSEPVYVFERESRQGKKKSVAGEGAKVFGVVWDRELGILSGGEDKKVQVNRGRDVVRE; this is encoded by the coding sequence ATGGACGAGCCAATGAACGATGCGCCCGGCGCCCAGGTCAAGGTgaccttcaccaccaacgaaGCCGATCTCCAGCTCCcagaagagaagagacaACTCCTCGTTCCCGCCGATATCCGCCGCTATGGCCTCTCTCGTATTCTCAACTCGGACCTGATGCTCGATTCAGGCTCCGTCCCCTTCGACTTCCTCGTCAATGGCAGCTTCCTCCGGTCCAGCCTCGAAGACTACCTCAACTCTGAGGGCCTGTCCCTCGAAACGAACCTCACACTCCAATACGTCCGCTCCTTAATACCCCCCGTATTCGAAGCCTCGTTCGAGCATGACGATTGGGTTTCATCTGTTGATGCCCTCActgccacctcccccgccggcCGCTGGTCAGGCGAGAACTTCTCCCGCGGCCAAGAAAGGATCCTCTCGGCCAGCTACGACGGTCTCCTCAGAATATGGAATGCCTCGGGTGAGGTCCTCGTTACCGCCCCCTCGGCCAGCCACGGCGGTCACTCCGCCAGCATCAAAGCCGCCAAgttcatctcctccactcAGATCGCCTCGACCGGCATGGACAGATCAGTCCGCGTGTGGAAGTACACCGACCCGGGCGCCTCAGGCCAAGCAGAACTCAAGCCCACCCTCGAGCTCTACGGCCACCGCGCCAGCGTCGACTCCCTCGAAGTCCACGGCCCCTCCAAGCGCATCCTCACCGCATCCGCCGACGGCTCCGTCGCTCTCTGGTCCGcctccaagtcctcctcccctgagGCCgacgcctccctcctccctaaCGCGCACACTTCCAAGCGGAGGAAGGTTGCCTCTTctgtcaccaccccccagcGTGgccctctcttcctcatgCAAATCCACAACGCTCCCGCCACAGCTGCCGTCTTTGACCCAAGAGACCACACAGTAGGCTACTCCGTCTCGCAAGACCACACGGTCAAGACGCTCGATTTGACCACTGGCTCTGTCGttgccaacctcaccctttCTCACTCTCTGCTGTCATTGTGCGCTATTCCAAGATCGAACGGCGCACCATTGCTTGCTGTCGGCACGTCGGCAAGACACATCACGCTCGTCGACCCCCGCGCCTCTGCTGCTACGACGAGCGTGATGACGCTGAGAGGGCACACGAACAAGGTTGTCGCTTTGGCGGCCAATCCGGAAAACGAATACTCGCTTGTGAGCGGGAGCCACGACGGGACGTGCAGGATTTGGGACTTGAGGAGCGTGAGGCCTGCTAGTGGGGGGGAGAgcgaagggggggtggggggcaaTGTGAGCGAGCCGGTTTATGTttttgagagggagagcaggcaggggaagaagaagagtgttgctggggagggggcgaaggtgtttggggttgtgtgGGATAGGGAGTTGGGGATTTTgagcgggggggaggataaGAAGGTGCAGGTTAATcgggggagggatgtggtTAGGGAgtag